The genomic DNA GagattttttcgattataatcTGGAGGGGCCTCGTGGCTGGCCCCCACTGCCGGCCACCTCCTATCACTTTCCCTTTCGGCCTTATGACCCTTGttaaattttagatttttttttaaacatgtGAGACCCATTTAAACAATCACCGTGACCCACGTGGCACCGTCACTTATACGTCAACAATTTCGATTAAAATTAACAAGATATTAACGGCGTgctaaaattttatcaaatttgtACTTCATGATTTAATTTGgtgaaagagaaaatatttgggttaaaattgttaaaatgagggaaatttgaaatttctttttggttattaaaaaaatgaatttttattctaaATGGCCTATGGTTTActcgttttgtcaaattatcatattttttttgtcaaatatctctcatgatttattttttgcatcaaatctatcacagcgttatcttttccgtcgacatctaacggccgtgctgaagtggcacgtggagagatagtgggctcCACTTGCCACGTGAGAGTCACGTCAGCACGGctgttagatgtcgacggaaaagataacggcaggatagatttgaagcaaaatgtaaaccatgggatatagcTGAcgaaaaaaacatatgatatatttgacaaaacgcgTAAATTATGGattattttagataaaaactcttaaaaaaaagtgaaacaagaaattgaataaaaaagtaattttaaaaaaaatgaaaattccagTGGCTCTTGTCCTGAGCTACCACGTGTCCCCCTTCTAGCGGCATTTTTGGCTTCCATGCTTCAATTGGCGGCAGATTCGTCGGGTCATGGGAGCGTCCGGCGGTTCCTTCCTTCTCTCACTGAGCTCGAGCTCGAATGCCCTCAACCTCCGCCTTCTCCCAGCTCAAGCTCAACGTACgcctctctgtctctgtctctccctccctccctccctctctttctctgcaTTCAATGTCGGCGAGGCAAGCTTTTCATCTTCTAGGGCTTAAGGGCCTCTCATGGTTTCCGAGGTCCGAACCTTCTTTAACGTGCTTCTCTGTTCATTCCGGTGATTTCATGTCAAATTGAATCTTTTTTCTGCTCCAGTTTGCTGATTTCCTCGTTTCCtgatgaaaagaatttttcttgGGCACCCGTATAGATTTGTAAAGCTTGTTCGTCACTATTCACCGAAATGTCTTAGCTTGCGTGCTCTCCTAGTTTCCTTAATTGCATAAATTTGCATTTGCAGCTCCGCGGCAGCTCTAAGACGATCACTTGGTGCCAGCTCTATTTCTTATCGACTAAGCTTAATGGGGTCTAAGAGACCACTCTCTACTGTGCCAAAACCGGTTACCCCGGTGACTGAGGAGAAGATACCGAAGAAAACGAAAAGGTCATTGGGTAAAGTTGCAAATTCGAGTGAGATCCTTGTCCTGGTATTCCTCGTCTCCACCTCTTCATTGTCAATGGTGTTTATTATGTTTTCCAATGCTGGCAGACTTTGGCTGTTTTTGGGTAGGGGACGGAAGCTTTTTGGTGGTTCTCATTTGAACGGTGTTTGGTTTGCAATGTAGGAAAATGGCATTGGGAGTGGTGATGAACTCCTGGGCATTAAGAACGGCCTGATGAGAGTTGAGAGTATGACGGTTCAAGAACTCAGGGCCACTTTAAGGTGAATGAAGGTCTCAAAGTACCGACTGCATTTATGGTTTTTGTGGGCTTTGCAGTAGTGTAGAATCACATTTGCTGGAATTTCTTGCTCTTTGAGTGACAATGTGATCTCTTGCAAGCGTAACACTTTATAATGTTGGCTGTTATTGGTTTTGGATGCTAGACGAGTTGGACTCCCGGCGAAAGGGCGTAAATCTGATCTTATATCTGCCTTGAAGAGTTATGTGGATGACAAGACAAATGGTACATCGTCTTACTTCCGATTTCCTTGtgtattaataaaaattagttTAGATGGATGTTTGGTTAAAACGTTAATGGCAATTTCATTGTAATCCTAATTTCCTAACATAAATGTCAATCATGATGCCTGCTTTGAAATGACATTGGTTTTATTAATTTGGCAGATGAAAGTTCTGAGGCTGTGGAAGAACAAGTTTCCTCTGTCCATATGGATTGTGTATCTGTTGCAAACAATGGAAACGACTCGCCTGACAATAATTGTGCTCAAATGACAATTTCCACGTCCGAAATCTCCGAActtgaaagaaataaaaggagaTTAAGGCAACCTGCTGGGGATAAAGTCCAACTTGAAAGTGAAGTGATGACATCAGATCAGATGCAGTATACTAGAACAGATAAATTTACTGGTAAGCTCAAGTATGCTAACCGCTTCCTCAGCTTGTACATGTTCATCTAATTCCAGTGACTGGTTATATTGTTCTTAGGCAGGAAATTCCCCCGTTCTAAGAAGAAAGTGTCCTCTGAAATTTGTACTGAAGAAGTTGCAGCTGTTGTTAGTGTTGATAAGACCATCGGTCAAAATGAACCTTGGACTATTCTTGCTCATAAGAAACCGCAAAAGCATTGGATTCCTTATAATCCCAGAAAGATGAGGCCTCCAGCCCTTTCTGGGGACACAAAATCTGTAAAGCTGATGTCTTGGAATGTCAATGGCTTGAGAGCTCTGCTGAAGGTGGAGGGGTTTTCCGCACTTGAACTTGCTCAAAGGGAAAATTTTGATGTCTTGTGCTTGCAGGAGACCAAACTGCAGGCGAGCATTTTATTCCTCGTTCTTTTCTGTTTGCTAGTAGCAAATCGCAAGAAATATCCTTCACTGTTAAGAGTTaggtttcttttatttttttctggaAACAGGAGAAAGATGTTGAGGCAATCAAGGATTGTCTAATAGAAGGTTATGACAACAGTTTCTGGACATGCAGCGTTTCCAAACTCGGTTATTCTGGCTCAGCTATCATCTCGCGGGTATGCTTtgaatataacaaaaaaaaaggaatggtAAAAAGGACAGTTATAGCAAATCACCTGAAATGTTGGGATCTCTTTCACAGATAAAGCCGATATCGGTAAGATATGGTTTAGGTATATCAGATCATGATAGTGAAGGGCGGCTTGTGACGGTGGAGTTTGACTCGTTTTATTTGTTGAGTGGATATGTCCCTAATTCAGGAGATGGCCTAAGAAGACTGGTATGGAACTGCGATTCATCTGTACAATGTTACTTTGTTAAGAGGATATGTGGATTCTGACGGTTCTTTTTTATCCTTCTAATGCCAGCAATATAGAATAACACAATGGGACCCATCTCTGGGCAATTACATGAAAGTAAGTATGGTATCGAATACTTTGAGACAGATACTCATGTAGAGAGCTGCGTGAGAGTATACTCTGATAGTGAAGCTTGTCTCAGATTTGAAGAGACTGCTCATTGAGTTCTCTGGGAATGGTGCAGGAGCTGGAGAAGTCGAAGCCTGTGATTTTGACTGGCGATCTGAATTGTGCTCACCAAGAGATAGACATTTATAATCCTGCAGTAAGTGATATATTACACGATACTATCATACTACTTAAATTTTAATGTAGCTTTTTGACTGTTAATCTTGCATTTATGGCTCGTAAATGATGAGACCTTGAATAGTCACATGTGAGGAGGGCTTTATCCTTCATCATAGTTTGACGAATTATGTCTTTATCGAATTGAACTCTGTAGGGGAATAAGAGAAGTGCTGGATTTACCATCGAAGAAAGGCAGTCTTTTGAGGCTAACTTTCTGTCGAAAGGATTTGTGGATACCTTCAGAAAGCAACATCCTGATGTTGTTGGGTATACTTATTGGGGATACCGG from Punica granatum isolate Tunisia-2019 chromosome 2, ASM765513v2, whole genome shotgun sequence includes the following:
- the LOC116196450 gene encoding DNA-(apurinic or apyrimidinic site) lyase, chloroplastic isoform X1, which encodes MPSTSAFSQLKLNVRLSVSVSPSLPPSLSLHSMSARQAFHLLGLKGLSWFPSSAAALRRSLGASSISYRLSLMGSKRPLSTVPKPVTPVTEEKIPKKTKRSLGKVANSSEILVLENGIGSGDELLGIKNGLMRVESMTVQELRATLRRVGLPAKGRKSDLISALKSYVDDKTNDESSEAVEEQVSSVHMDCVSVANNGNDSPDNNCAQMTISTSEISELERNKRRLRQPAGDKVQLESEVMTSDQMQYTRTDKFTGRKFPRSKKKVSSEICTEEVAAVVSVDKTIGQNEPWTILAHKKPQKHWIPYNPRKMRPPALSGDTKSVKLMSWNVNGLRALLKVEGFSALELAQRENFDVLCLQETKLQVSFIFFWKQEKDVEAIKDCLIEGYDNSFWTCSVSKLGYSGSAIISRIKPISVRYGLGISDHDSEGRLVTVEFDSFYLLSGYVPNSGDGLRRLQYRITQWDPSLGNYMKELEKSKPVILTGDLNCAHQEIDIYNPAGNKRSAGFTIEERQSFEANFLSKGFVDTFRKQHPDVVGYTYWGYRHGGRKTNKGWRLDYFLVSESIADNVHDSFILPDVTGSDHSPIGLILKL
- the LOC116196450 gene encoding DNA-(apurinic or apyrimidinic site) lyase, chloroplastic isoform X2; protein product: MPSTSAFSQLKLNVRLSVSVSPSLPPSLSLHSMSARQAFHLLGLKGLSWFPSSAAALRRSLGASSISYRLSLMGSKRPLSTVPKPVTPVTEEKIPKKTKRSLGKVANSSEILVLENGIGSGDELLGIKNGLMRVESMTVQELRATLRRVGLPAKGRKSDLISALKSYVDDKTNDESSEAVEEQVSSVHMDCVSVANNGNDSPDNNCAQMTISTSEISELERNKRRLRQPAGDKVQLESEVMTSDQMQYTRTDKFTGRKFPRSKKKVSSEICTEEVAAVVSVDKTIGQNEPWTILAHKKPQKHWIPYNPRKMRPPALSGDTKSVKLMSWNVNGLRALLKVEGFSALELAQRENFDVLCLQETKLQEKDVEAIKDCLIEGYDNSFWTCSVSKLGYSGSAIISRIKPISVRYGLGISDHDSEGRLVTVEFDSFYLLSGYVPNSGDGLRRLQYRITQWDPSLGNYMKELEKSKPVILTGDLNCAHQEIDIYNPAGNKRSAGFTIEERQSFEANFLSKGFVDTFRKQHPDVVGYTYWGYRHGGRKTNKGWRLDYFLVSESIADNVHDSFILPDVTGSDHSPIGLILKL